CGTGGCGCAACGACTCGTCCGACGCCGTGCGCACGGTTTCCACCAGCGCCGCCGCATCGGCCGAGGTCTCGTCGAACGCGAGGTGCACGTGCGCGTTGACCAGCCCCGGTAGCACGGTCGCGCCGTCGAAGTGCTGCCGTCCCGTCCCTTCCGGGGCCAGCGCCAGCACTTCCCGGCACGGCCCGACCGCCACGACACGGGTGCCGTCGACGAGCACCGCACCGTCCTCGACGCACTCGCCTTCGGGGCCGGGCAACACCCGGTCCGCCGTGATCAGTCGCAGCACGCTCCGCCTCCCAGCACCGTCGCGGCCGATCCGCGAAGCACCCCGGCACCGGCAAGATCCACCGGGCGCGCGCGAAGAGGAACATCGCGGTGACGCAATTCGATCGGCCGCTGATCACCGGACCTTACCGATCACGGGTGGCTCGCCCGGCCGGATTCGTTCACACCGGGGAACCGCTCAACCGCGGGGTGAACCGGTCAGCAGCTCGTCGAGGCCACCGGCGAAGGGCGTCGCGCGCCAGTGCTCGACGGCCGGACCCACCGCGTCCGCGAGCATCGGCAACTGCGGCGCGAGCGCCAGGCACGACACGGCCCGCAGCATGCCCACCGCGTTGACGAACCGCAGCACCCGCTCGTCCAGCCCGCGCAACCCACGTCGCCGCGCCTCCTTCTCGTAGACGGCTTCGCCCTCCGGGCCGAACGACGCCAGATCCCACTCGACCGGGCCGAGCGTGGCCAGCTCGAAATCGGAGAACAGCTCACCGCCCGACGTGGGCACGATGTTGACCGCCGGAGCGTCCCCGTGGATCACCTGCAACTCCACGCCGGGGAACACCGCCTCGAACTCCGGCCGCGAGCCGACCACCGGCCCCAGGACCTCCCACTCGCGGCGAGCGCGGTCGAGATCCACCGCCGTGATCAACTCCGGGTAGGCGGCGAGGTCGGCCAGCGCGTCGGTGACCATCCTCGGATCCGCCGCCGACAGGAACGGCAGCTCACCCGGATAGTCGCGCAACGCCGCGTGCAGCTCGGCGGTCGAGCCGCACCGGCGCGCGTAATCGGGCTCGGCGTCGTGATCGACCTCGACGAACTCCCAGAACGTCATCGAGAACCCGTCGCGCAGCACCGGTTCCCGCGCCACCAGCGGACTCGGCGGGATCACCGGGACGCCCTGCTCGGCCAGCCACGCCGCCACGTCCAGCTCGACCCGCTGCTGCGCGGACTGCTGCTCGGCGTCCACGTGGCGCGGCAGCACGGTGGGGACCCGCACGACCACCGGGGACGGCGCGAGGTGCACGACCACGGAGAACACGTCGTGCAGCACCGTCGCCGCACTCACGTCCCATCCCAGGTCGCGCCCCGCTGCCACTGCGGCGGCGCGAGCCCGTGCCGTGCGCTCGGCGAGCTGATCGGAGGTCATCAAAGCGGACATGCCGGTGATGGTGGCACCCGCGGCTGCCGCACCGCGACGCATTTTCACCTCGATCGTCGGCGGGTGAGCCCTACGGCGCCTGGAAACCGCCGATCACCTGCTCCAGCAGATCGGCCAGCCGCAGCGGGGTGCGATCCTCGAACATCGGACCGATCAGCTGCACGCCCACCGGCAGCCCCTCGGGAGACCGGCCCGCCGGCACGGCCGTGGCGGGCAGTCCGGGCATCGTGGCCACCCCCGCCCAGACGAGCTGGTCGAAGTACGGGTGCTCGACGCCGTCGACGTCGATGCGGCGCGCCAGCGGATCCGGGGCGTGGTCGTGCGGGAACGCGGGAGTCGGCGTGATCGGGCACACCACGGCGTCGAACTCGCAGAACAGCCGCCGCCAGCCGAGGCGGTGCAGCTCGCGGCGGTCGTTGACCTGGAGCCAGTCGCGGTGGCTCAGCACCATCCCGCGCAGCCGAGCCGCCTCCAGGCTCTGATCGTCCGCGCTGAGCCCGGCGGCACGGGACCGCAGCCGCTCGTAGTCGTCGACGGGGAAGTGCGCGACGGACCCCGAGAACTGCAGCTGCGTGTAGAGGATCGCGGCTTCGGCCGGATCGGGAAGCAGCTCGCTGCGCCGTTCGACGCGGCAGCCACCGTCGGCCAGCGCGTCGGCCACCCGCTCCACGCCCGCTCGCACCGCCGCCCCGGTCGGCATGAACGGGTGCTCGTCGAGGACGAGGACCCGGAAGTCGCCGAGCTGCTCGTGGCGCGCGGGCGGCAGCCGCACGTGGTGCGCCTTGCCGAGCGTCAGCGGGTCCGGCCCGGCCATGACGTCGAGCAGCAGTTCCAGGTCGCGGGCGGTGCGCGCCATCGGGCCGACGACGGCCAGGTCGAGGTCGACCGGCAAGGGCGGCGCCGTCGGCGCGACCATGCCGCGGGTCGCCGCCAGCCCGACGGTCGGCTTGTGCGCGTAGACGCCGCAGAAGTGCGCGGGGGTGCGCAACGAACCGGCGAGGTCGGAACCGAGGGACAGCGCGCCGAATCCCGACGCCAAGGCCGCCGCCGATCCGCCGGAGGACCCACCCGGGGTGCGGGCGTGGTCCCACGGATTGCGAGTGGTGCCGTAGATCTCGTTGAAGGTCTGGATGTCCTGCAGTCCCAGGGGCACGTTGGTCTTGCCGAGCACCACCGCTCCGGCGGCCTTGATCCGCGACACCTGCACCGCGTCCTCGGCCGGCACGTGGTCCCGGTGTGGCGGCATTCCCCAGGTCGTGGGCATTCCGGCGACGTCGTAGGACTCCTTGACCGTCATCGGAACACCGAGCAGCGGCCGGTCCTCGCCGCGGGCACGCGCCCGGTCGGCCCGGTGCGCGGCGGCGCGCGCCCCGTCGAAGTCCGGCACGCAGATCGCGTTGATCACCTCGTCGTCCCGCTCGATGCGGGAGATGGCCTCCTCGGTCAGCTCCGCCGAGCTCACTTCACCGGCGCGCAACGCGGCCAGGACCGCTTCGGCCGACTGCTGGTTCCACTCCATGGATCCGAAGCTAGCGGCCTTGCGCGAAGGGCACGAAATCCCGCGTTGCACAAGGAAAAACGCAGGTCGGGAGGCAGGCGTGCCACCAGGGCGGGCAGGTGTTCGGCTGAGCCTCGCCTCGTGCAGATGACGGTGTCCGGCCAGGAGGATTCGCGCTGGCGCGGCGTCTCCCCGCGCTACCCGGTGCCCCCAGCGGAGACGCCGCTGAAGGCACCGACCCGCCCAACTCCGCTCAGAGTTCGAGCATGACGGTCTTGGTCTCGGTGTAGGCCAGCAGCGCGTCCGGACCGTGTTCGCGGCCGATCCCGGACTCCTTGAAACCGCCGAACGGGGCCGTGCCGGGCGCCATCGCACCCCAGGTGTTCACCCAGACCGTGCCCGCGCGCAGCTCGGCGCTGACCCGGTGCGCGAGCGACACGTCCCGCGTCCACACCGACGCGGCCAGCCCGTAGCGGGTGTCGTCGGCCAGCCGCACGGCCTGCGCGGTGTCGGTGAAGCTGAGCAGCGCCGCGACCGGGCCGAAGATCTCCTCCTGCGCGACGCGCATATCGGTGCGCACGTCCTCCAGCAGCGTCGGCGCGACGAACAGACCCGGCCGCGGCAGGCGGTGCCCGCCGGTGCTGATGGTGGCGCCCTCGGCGCGGGCCAGGTCGACGTAGCCGGTGACCCGCTCCCAGTGCGCGCGGAAGGCCAGCGGCCCCAGCGTCGTGGCCGGGTCGAACGGGTCGCCCGGCACGAACCGCTCCATCGCCGCGCGCAGCAGCTCACCGAACCGTGCGCGCACGTCCCGGTGCACGAGGATGCGGGTACCGGCCACGCACCCCTGGCCGGTACCCATGCAGAACGCGGCTGCGGCCGCGGTGGCGGCGGCGTCCAGATCGGCGTCCGGGAACACGATGAACGGGGACTTCCCGCCCAGTTCCAGGCCGACCCGCTTGAGCGTGTCGGCCGAGGTGCGCAGGACCTGCTTGCCCACCGGGCCGGAACCGGTGAACGAGACCTTGTCCACGCCCGGGTGGCCGATCAGCGCCTGCCCGGTGCTCGCGCCGAGCCCGGTGATCACGTTGACCACTCCGGCGGGCACGTCGACGTCGGTGAGCAGCTGCGCCAGCCGCAGCGCCGAGAGCGAACCGTGCTCGGAGGGCTTGAGCACCACGGTGTTGCCCGCTGCCAGCGCCGGAGCCAGCTTCCACGACGTCTGCAACGCCGGGCCGTTCCAGGCGATGATCGCCGCGACCACCCCGATCGGCTGGCGCAACGTGTAGTGCAGCCTGCCGGGACCGGCCGGGGTGGTGTGCCCGGTCAGCTTCGTCGGCCAGCCCGCGTAGTGCCGGTAGACCTCCACCGCGTGCTCGACCATGCCGCGCGAGAGCGCCAGCGGCGCACCCATGTCCAGGGAATCCAGCACCGCGAGCTCCTCGCGGTGGGCCTCGACCACGTCGGCGATGCGCGACAGCACCGCCGCCCGGTGCTGCGGGGACACCGCCGACCAGGTCTCGAACGCCCGGCGGCCCGACCGCACCGCCTCGTCGACTTCGTCGGGGCCCGCGACGCCGAGCCGGGTGAGGACCTGCTCGGTGGCCGGGTCCACGGTCGGGAACGTCTCCGGTGAACGGGGCCGCTGCCGACGCCCGTCGATGAGGAAACCGAGCGGGTCCTCGTCGAGCAGCGCGGGACGAGGGCGGGTGGCGGACGTGGACATGGGAACCTCCAGGACGGTGCCGATCTCTGGTCGGTTCGAGCTTCACCGCGACCGGCCGGGCCCGGGGCGTTGCGCGAGTCCCTGGGAATCGCAGTCCCACCCTGCCCGGCGCGGCTGCGGCAGGATGGGGACATGGCCGGCACACGGGCACATCAGCTCGCCGAGTTCCTGCGGACCCGCCGCGGCCGGGTGCGCCCGGCGGACCTCGGCTTGGAACCCGGCAGCGGACGCAAGGTCACCGGCCTGCGCCGCGAGGAACTGGCGATGCTGGCCGGGGTCAGCACGGATTACTACCAGCGCATCGAGCAGGGCAGGGACGTCCGGCCGTCCGATCACGTGCTCGACGCGCTCGCCCGCGCCCTGGACCTGACCGAGGACGAGACCCGGCACCTGCACATGCTCGGCCGAGCGGTGCGGCGCCCCGCCGCGACGCGACGCCGCACGCGCGAACACGTCCCGGACACGACCCGCCGATTGCTGCACACCATGACCGGACCGGCGCTCGTGCTGAGCAGCCACCTCGACGTGCTGGCGTGGAACGCGCTGGCAGGCAGCCTCTTCGGCGGTTTGGACGCGGTGCCCGCCGCTGAACGCAACGTGCTGCGCGCGATCTTCCTCAACCCCGACGCCCCGCAGGTGTGCCCCGACTGGGAGGCCAGCGCGATCGAGTACATCGGGATGCTGCGCGCCGCCGCGGCCACCGACCCCGACCACCCGCGCCTGCAGGAACTGGTCGGTGAGCTGAGCGTGCGCGGCCCGCGGTTCCCGAAGTTGTGGGCCCGCCACGACGTGCGGGAGAAGACCCGCGGCCGCAAGGTCTTCCACCACCCCCAGGCCGGGGCCATGACCCTCGACTGGGACGCCTACCCGCTGCCCGGCCGTCCCGGCCCCACGCTGATCGCCTACACCGCGGTCCCCGGTTCCGCCGACGACGAGCGGCTCCGCGCGCTGGCCAGCCTGCTCAGCACCGAACCCGCACCGGCCTCGGCCCGCCAGGTGGGCACGCGGCTCTGAGCGGTCACCGCTCCTCGCCAGGCGGAGCCGCCGGGGTCTCCTGCGCACGCCCGGTTTCCGGTGTGGGCGGCTGCGGGGCGTAGCGCTCCAGCACGGAGCGGGCGCGGTCGGCCACGTCCTCGGCGTCGGGCACGAGGACATCGGCCAGTTCGCCGTGCAGCCGCCCGAACCGCTCGTGGGCCGCGGCAGCGGTGGCGCGCTGGTCTGCGAGGTCGTGGGTGAGCACTCGGATCTGCTCGTGCAGCGGGGCTAGAGCGTCGGCGTAGGAGCGGGTCGCCTCGGTGAGCCGGTCGGTGAGTTCCCCGACGCGTCCCTCGGCCGCCGAACGGTCCGCCTGCATCCGCTGGGTGAACTCGTCGGCCTGCGCGCGCAGCCGCTGCTGGTGGTGCTCGTCGAGTTCCCGGCGCAACTCCTGCTGGGCCTGCTCGTGCTCCCGGCGCAGCACGTCGACGCGGTCGAGCGCCGTGGCGCGCTCGCCGGCGAGGGTGTTGTGCAGTTCGGTGATGTGCTGCTGGGCGGTGGTGGCCTGCTCCAGCGCGGCCTGCCGGTCCGCCCCGGCGCGGGTGGTCTCGTCGCGCGCGGCGTCGCGATCCGCGATCGCTTGATCGCGTTCCTGGTCGGCGTGCGTCGCGCGCTCCACGGCCTCGTCCCGTTCGGCGGTGGCCGCTTCGGCCCGCGCGTCGGCCTGCTGCGCGGCCGACAACGCTTCGTCGCGCTCGGCGACGGCCGCGCGAGCGGTGTCCTGCGCGTCGGTGCGCGCGGTCTCGGCTTCCTGGCGTGCGTCGAGCGCTCGGGCCAGCTCGGCGGTGGCGAGCTGTTCGAGACCGGCGATCTCGTCGTGCACCGGCGCGAGCGCACCCTTGAGGTCGGCCAGCCGGTCCCGGAGGCCACCGAGGTCGACCTTGGTCATCGGCTGGTCCGGGCCGTAGACCTGCATCCAGATCTCGCGC
This window of the Saccharopolyspora gloriosae genome carries:
- a CDS encoding phosphotransferase, which codes for MSALMTSDQLAERTARARAAAVAAGRDLGWDVSAATVLHDVFSVVVHLAPSPVVVRVPTVLPRHVDAEQQSAQQRVELDVAAWLAEQGVPVIPPSPLVAREPVLRDGFSMTFWEFVEVDHDAEPDYARRCGSTAELHAALRDYPGELPFLSAADPRMVTDALADLAAYPELITAVDLDRARREWEVLGPVVGSRPEFEAVFPGVELQVIHGDAPAVNIVPTSGGELFSDFELATLGPVEWDLASFGPEGEAVYEKEARRRGLRGLDERVLRFVNAVGMLRAVSCLALAPQLPMLADAVGPAVEHWRATPFAGGLDELLTGSPRG
- a CDS encoding amidase, producing MEWNQQSAEAVLAALRAGEVSSAELTEEAISRIERDDEVINAICVPDFDGARAAAHRADRARARGEDRPLLGVPMTVKESYDVAGMPTTWGMPPHRDHVPAEDAVQVSRIKAAGAVVLGKTNVPLGLQDIQTFNEIYGTTRNPWDHARTPGGSSGGSAAALASGFGALSLGSDLAGSLRTPAHFCGVYAHKPTVGLAATRGMVAPTAPPLPVDLDLAVVGPMARTARDLELLLDVMAGPDPLTLGKAHHVRLPPARHEQLGDFRVLVLDEHPFMPTGAAVRAGVERVADALADGGCRVERRSELLPDPAEAAILYTQLQFSGSVAHFPVDDYERLRSRAAGLSADDQSLEAARLRGMVLSHRDWLQVNDRRELHRLGWRRLFCEFDAVVCPITPTPAFPHDHAPDPLARRIDVDGVEHPYFDQLVWAGVATMPGLPATAVPAGRSPEGLPVGVQLIGPMFEDRTPLRLADLLEQVIGGFQAP
- a CDS encoding aldehyde dehydrogenase family protein, which translates into the protein MSTSATRPRPALLDEDPLGFLIDGRRQRPRSPETFPTVDPATEQVLTRLGVAGPDEVDEAVRSGRRAFETWSAVSPQHRAAVLSRIADVVEAHREELAVLDSLDMGAPLALSRGMVEHAVEVYRHYAGWPTKLTGHTTPAGPGRLHYTLRQPIGVVAAIIAWNGPALQTSWKLAPALAAGNTVVLKPSEHGSLSALRLAQLLTDVDVPAGVVNVITGLGASTGQALIGHPGVDKVSFTGSGPVGKQVLRTSADTLKRVGLELGGKSPFIVFPDADLDAAATAAAAAFCMGTGQGCVAGTRILVHRDVRARFGELLRAAMERFVPGDPFDPATTLGPLAFRAHWERVTGYVDLARAEGATISTGGHRLPRPGLFVAPTLLEDVRTDMRVAQEEIFGPVAALLSFTDTAQAVRLADDTRYGLAASVWTRDVSLAHRVSAELRAGTVWVNTWGAMAPGTAPFGGFKESGIGREHGPDALLAYTETKTVMLEL
- a CDS encoding helix-turn-helix transcriptional regulator, encoding MAGTRAHQLAEFLRTRRGRVRPADLGLEPGSGRKVTGLRREELAMLAGVSTDYYQRIEQGRDVRPSDHVLDALARALDLTEDETRHLHMLGRAVRRPAATRRRTREHVPDTTRRLLHTMTGPALVLSSHLDVLAWNALAGSLFGGLDAVPAAERNVLRAIFLNPDAPQVCPDWEASAIEYIGMLRAAAATDPDHPRLQELVGELSVRGPRFPKLWARHDVREKTRGRKVFHHPQAGAMTLDWDAYPLPGRPGPTLIAYTAVPGSADDERLRALASLLSTEPAPASARQVGTRL